The following coding sequences are from one Clostridioides difficile ATCC 9689 = DSM 1296 window:
- a CDS encoding BglG family transcription antiterminator, with the protein MKTSKKELFLNFIKTQHDWIDSSTLANYLNVSTRSIRKYVNEINSNGEFILSSKKGYKVNLNNNCQTKVDSSENISPDNRLNLILKELIVNSNGINIFDLSEELFVSPATIEGDIVKANKFIGSYNLKIKQSKFLLKLIGNESAKRKLMSSIIFKETGSDFLSLFDVQKIYQEYNLTKLKENIIYILKKYNLFINEYAINNILLHLMITIDRIKKNNYIESVEVVNYIDNNNDISISRDISNFLESEYNITLTSAELYYLVFQLTNKTTVLNYHEMDTKSLPNYIDDHFVKLTKKIIKNVYDLYLIDLSDEEFVVKFTLHVKNLISRAKNNQVLRNQIPQKLKDSYPLIYDISVYICNQIQTLENVDIDEDEISYISLHVGSFFDRQKLLEDKVLCALITPNYYDLQFKIVRDLEKRFNESIEIIQIFSDTHNLDFDNKVDMVITTLPINDRCPIPFVYVNPYLNRKDYDNIQSKFIQIKDKKNILTVQNHLEMYFSESLFMKNIYLDSAKDYIKFMGNILYENKYVKPNYIDDVLIREKMSSTAFNNNVAIPHSMKMDALKTGVCLIVNDKPVKWGEEKVQIIAMIPINEKEKEKFNYIFESFIEILSEWNNVKELTKADNYSSFMNRIAYLIQNI; encoded by the coding sequence ATGAAAACATCTAAAAAAGAACTATTTTTAAATTTCATAAAAACACAACATGATTGGATAGATTCATCTACATTGGCTAATTATCTTAATGTCTCAACGCGTTCAATTAGAAAATATGTAAACGAAATTAATTCCAATGGTGAATTTATATTATCCTCTAAAAAAGGATATAAAGTAAATCTCAATAATAATTGTCAAACCAAGGTTGATAGTTCAGAAAATATATCACCTGATAACAGGTTAAATTTAATTTTAAAAGAACTTATAGTTAATAGTAATGGAATTAATATATTTGATTTAAGTGAAGAATTGTTTGTTAGCCCAGCTACTATTGAAGGGGATATAGTCAAAGCTAATAAATTTATAGGAAGTTATAATTTAAAGATAAAGCAATCGAAATTTTTATTGAAACTAATTGGAAATGAGTCTGCAAAGCGCAAATTAATGAGCTCTATAATATTTAAAGAAACGGGAAGTGATTTTTTAAGCTTATTTGATGTACAAAAAATATATCAAGAGTATAATTTGACCAAACTGAAAGAAAATATAATATATATATTAAAAAAATACAATTTGTTTATAAATGAGTATGCTATAAATAACATACTTCTTCATTTAATGATAACTATAGACAGAATAAAAAAGAATAACTACATAGAATCTGTCGAAGTAGTAAACTACATAGATAATAATAATGATATAAGCATTTCAAGAGATATATCAAATTTTTTAGAGTCTGAATACAATATAACTTTAACTAGTGCAGAATTATACTACTTAGTATTTCAGTTAACAAACAAAACCACAGTCTTAAATTATCATGAAATGGATACTAAGTCATTGCCAAATTATATAGATGATCACTTTGTTAAATTAACTAAAAAAATAATTAAAAATGTATATGACTTATATCTTATAGATTTATCTGATGAGGAATTTGTTGTAAAATTTACTCTTCATGTAAAAAATTTAATCAGTAGAGCCAAAAATAATCAAGTTTTAAGAAATCAAATACCTCAAAAGTTAAAAGATTCCTACCCTTTGATATATGATATATCTGTTTATATTTGCAATCAGATTCAAACTTTAGAAAATGTAGATATAGACGAAGATGAAATATCTTATATATCTCTTCATGTAGGTTCATTCTTTGATAGACAAAAATTATTAGAAGATAAAGTTCTATGTGCATTAATTACTCCAAATTACTATGATTTACAATTCAAAATAGTAAGAGACCTCGAGAAGAGATTTAATGAATCCATAGAAATTATTCAGATTTTTTCAGATACTCATAATCTTGATTTTGACAATAAGGTAGACATGGTTATTACTACTTTACCAATTAACGATAGATGCCCTATACCTTTTGTTTATGTAAATCCTTACCTAAATAGAAAGGATTATGATAATATCCAAAGTAAATTTATTCAGATTAAAGATAAAAAAAATATACTTACTGTACAAAATCATTTAGAAATGTACTTTAGTGAATCTTTGTTTATGAAAAATATATATTTAGATAGTGCTAAAGATTATATAAAATTTATGGGAAATATTCTGTACGAAAATAAATATGTCAAACCCAATTATATAGATGATGTTCTTATAAGAGAAAAAATGTCTTCAACTGCATTTAATAACAATGTAGCAATTCCTCATAGCATGAAAATGGATGCTTTAAAAACTGGAGTATGTTTAATTGTTAACGATAAACCAGTTAAATGGGGTGAGGAAAAAGTTCAGATTATAGCTATGATACCTATAAATGAAAAAGAAAAAGAAAAATTCAATTACATATTTGAAAGCTTTATTGAAATATTATCTGAGTGGAATAATGTTAAAGAACTTACTAAGGCAGATAACTATAGTAGTTTTATGAATAGAATAGCTTATCTTATTCAAAATATCTAA
- a CDS encoding PTS fructose transporter subunit IIABC, which yields MGKKMILGVTGCPTGIAHTFMAEEALKNSARELGCDIKVETNGAIGVENKLTAKDIEMADAIIVACDKNVDMDRFNGKPVIEVPVKEGIHKANELIQRCIDGKVAIRKGNLSSSKIAEEGNLSFGQKLYKDLMNGVSHMLPLVVAGGVLTAISFLWGIYSFDPNSEQYNQIAATLKSVGGYSMNLMVPVLAAFIAQSISGRAGMLAGLVGGMISFDTGSGFLGGIISGFLAGYLVKLFVHLLRKLPRQLEGLKSIFIIPIVSVGLVGVAMLLLGGPCSALNNAMMNFLSGLQNSSPIILGIVIGCMSAFDMGGPVNKAAYVTGTMLLGQGNYLFMAGVSAACITPPLVIAIASTLFKNRFTEEDRAAGLINYILGSTHITEGAIPFAAKNPLKVLPVLMIASSISSILTYIMKIEVPAPHGGFLVLGLVNKPLLWVGCIFVGSLVGAVLYMMVTPKVVNEKNTIENTNATKDEHKNESAESENVSNNISLYSEETVILDVKGKNKTDVIDEMIGILDKSGVLLDKKKFKEEILKREEISSTGFGMGIAIPHAKTDAVKVPRVAVGVSKEGFDFESEDGSLAHIIFMIAATDNGDNLHLKTLSQLSSKLMNEEFLNELLNSKTSREIVSKLNNEEIKSV from the coding sequence ATGGGAAAGAAAATGATTCTAGGGGTAACAGGTTGTCCAACTGGAATAGCTCATACTTTTATGGCAGAAGAAGCATTAAAAAATTCAGCCAGGGAATTAGGGTGTGACATAAAAGTTGAAACGAATGGAGCTATAGGTGTAGAAAATAAGTTAACAGCAAAAGATATCGAAATGGCAGATGCAATAATAGTTGCTTGTGATAAAAATGTTGATATGGACAGATTCAATGGAAAGCCAGTAATAGAAGTACCTGTCAAAGAAGGTATACATAAAGCTAATGAACTTATACAAAGATGTATTGATGGAAAAGTAGCTATTAGAAAAGGAAACTTATCAAGCAGTAAAATTGCAGAAGAAGGAAACTTATCGTTTGGTCAAAAGTTGTATAAAGACTTAATGAATGGTGTATCTCACATGTTACCTTTAGTAGTAGCAGGTGGAGTACTTACTGCTATATCATTTTTATGGGGGATTTATTCATTTGACCCAAATTCAGAACAATATAATCAAATAGCAGCTACATTAAAATCTGTTGGTGGATATTCTATGAACTTGATGGTTCCTGTATTGGCAGCATTTATAGCTCAATCTATATCGGGAAGAGCTGGTATGTTGGCAGGACTTGTTGGAGGAATGATATCATTTGATACAGGTTCGGGGTTTTTAGGTGGAATCATATCAGGATTTTTAGCAGGTTACTTAGTTAAACTATTTGTACATTTGTTAAGAAAATTACCACGACAATTAGAAGGTCTTAAATCGATTTTTATAATTCCTATTGTCAGCGTAGGTCTTGTGGGTGTAGCAATGTTGTTACTTGGTGGGCCATGTTCAGCACTTAACAATGCTATGATGAACTTTCTATCGGGGTTACAAAATTCAAGCCCTATAATTTTGGGAATAGTAATAGGATGTATGTCAGCATTTGATATGGGAGGTCCAGTAAATAAAGCAGCATATGTAACTGGAACTATGCTTCTAGGACAGGGAAATTATTTATTTATGGCAGGTGTATCTGCAGCTTGTATAACACCACCATTGGTAATAGCAATAGCATCTACTTTATTTAAAAATAGATTTACAGAAGAAGATAGAGCAGCAGGATTAATCAATTATATACTAGGTAGTACTCATATAACAGAGGGGGCAATACCTTTTGCAGCAAAAAATCCATTAAAAGTGTTGCCAGTACTTATGATTGCATCATCAATATCATCAATTTTAACTTATATAATGAAAATAGAAGTACCAGCTCCACATGGAGGGTTTTTGGTTCTAGGATTAGTCAATAAGCCACTTTTATGGGTAGGGTGTATATTTGTAGGTTCATTAGTAGGTGCTGTACTTTATATGATGGTTACACCTAAAGTAGTAAATGAGAAAAATACTATAGAAAATACAAATGCAACAAAAGATGAACATAAAAATGAAAGTGCAGAATCGGAAAACGTATCTAATAATATCTCTTTATATAGCGAAGAAACAGTAATTTTAGATGTTAAGGGAAAAAATAAAACAGATGTAATTGATGAAATGATTGGAATACTTGATAAATCTGGTGTTCTTTTAGATAAAAAGAAGTTTAAAGAAGAAATCCTTAAAAGAGAAGAAATATCATCTACAGGTTTTGGTATGGGGATAGCGATACCACATGCAAAAACAGATGCAGTAAAGGTACCACGTGTAGCAGTAGGTGTATCAAAAGAAGGGTTTGACTTTGAATCAGAAGATGGAAGCTTGGCACATATTATATTTATGATAGCAGCTACAGATAATGGTGATAATTTACACTTAAAAACATTATCTCAACTATCTTCAAAATTAATGAATGAAGAATTTTTAAATGAGTTATTAAATAGCAAAACAAGTAGAGAAATAGTATCAAAATTAAATAACGAAGAAATTAAATCAGTATAA
- a CDS encoding 1-phosphofructokinase family hexose kinase — MIYTLTTNPAIDMNISTNGIKRKLVNRTSNAVYSPNGKGLNVTFVLGHYGIESKILGFFGGFSGKYIVEESEKRGFDVLPTWVEDTTRINIFLNDGSDEFKFVNSGSYVNEKQKLDMLDKIQSLADISYLSISGSLPPGIDDNYYEDIFKICKNKSIKTILDISSPKLKELLQYNPYLIKPNDEEIKDIFGIIVRDEEDIKDVLKLLHLKGAQNILLTLGEKGSYFYNGKSIYYASAQPVTVVSSACAGDSALAAFLSIWLENPEHIEEALKRSAATGASVAESNGIGNLENVEDYIKNIRVRKVV; from the coding sequence ATGATATATACATTAACTACAAATCCTGCAATAGATATGAATATATCTACTAATGGGATAAAGAGAAAATTAGTAAATCGTACATCAAATGCTGTATATTCTCCTAATGGAAAGGGATTAAATGTAACTTTTGTACTAGGTCATTATGGTATAGAATCTAAGATATTAGGATTTTTTGGAGGATTTTCAGGAAAATATATAGTTGAAGAAAGCGAAAAGAGAGGATTTGACGTATTGCCTACTTGGGTAGAAGATACAACTCGTATAAATATATTTTTAAATGATGGAAGTGATGAATTTAAATTTGTAAACTCTGGGTCATATGTAAATGAAAAACAAAAACTAGATATGCTAGATAAGATACAGTCATTAGCAGATATAAGTTACTTATCAATAAGTGGAAGTCTACCTCCTGGTATTGATGATAATTACTATGAGGATATATTTAAAATTTGTAAAAATAAAAGTATAAAGACAATACTCGATATAAGTTCACCAAAATTAAAGGAGTTACTACAGTATAATCCATATTTGATAAAACCAAATGATGAAGAAATCAAAGATATATTTGGAATTATTGTAAGAGATGAAGAAGATATTAAGGATGTACTTAAATTACTACATTTAAAAGGTGCTCAAAATATATTGCTAACTTTAGGAGAAAAAGGTTCTTATTTTTATAATGGAAAATCAATTTATTATGCTAGTGCTCAACCAGTTACAGTAGTCAGCTCTGCATGTGCTGGTGATTCTGCATTAGCTGCTTTTTTAAGTATATGGTTGGAAAATCCAGAACATATTGAAGAAGCATTAAAAAGGTCAGCAGCAACAGGAGCAAGTGTGGCTGAAAGTAATGGTATAGGTAATTTGGAGAATGTGGAAGATTATATAAAAAATATAAGAGTCAGAAAGGTGGTATAA
- a CDS encoding PTS sugar transporter subunit IIB, with translation MKNIRVLLACGSGASTGFMATSMRKSAKKKGIEADIKARSESEIDKYLSEIDCLLLGPHLDYMKEEIQQKANEYNVPVACISKTAYGRLDGAKALEEALELISNK, from the coding sequence ATGAAAAATATAAGAGTGCTTTTGGCGTGTGGTTCAGGAGCAAGTACAGGTTTTATGGCAACTAGTATGAGAAAGAGTGCAAAGAAAAAAGGTATAGAAGCAGATATAAAAGCGAGAAGTGAGTCAGAGATAGATAAGTATTTATCAGAAATAGATTGTTTATTACTAGGACCACATTTAGATTATATGAAGGAAGAAATTCAACAAAAGGCTAATGAATATAACGTTCCAGTAGCATGTATATCTAAAACTGCATATGGAAGACTAGATGGTGCAAAGGCTTTGGAAGAAGCACTAGAACTAATATCAAACAAATAA
- a CDS encoding MurR/RpiR family transcriptional regulator, with translation MIIELNKSNSENLTKTELEIIKFINENESILPELSIVEIAHETYSSPATVSRAIRKCGLNGFNELRYRLTVKDENDDIQNMGDIINKSFIEAQRVIEQISLTTLINIIKTINKSSKIYILARGLTEYVAKEFSLKLQLLDFNVVFINDPNIMKIKSKSIKKDELIIIFSLNGNTIELVESAQNANLVGAKVITCCCSESAKLIKYSDLYIVGYKHEHISISEYEVSSRLPLYIISRIIIDYMVRYNNSEN, from the coding sequence ATGATAATTGAGCTAAACAAAAGTAATTCTGAAAATCTAACGAAGACGGAACTTGAAATAATTAAATTTATAAATGAAAATGAATCAATATTACCAGAATTATCTATAGTAGAGATTGCTCATGAAACATATTCATCTCCAGCAACCGTTTCAAGAGCAATTAGAAAATGCGGTTTAAATGGATTCAATGAACTTAGGTATAGATTAACAGTAAAAGATGAAAATGATGATATACAAAATATGGGGGATATAATAAATAAATCCTTTATAGAAGCACAGAGAGTTATAGAACAAATATCTTTAACTACACTAATCAATATAATAAAAACTATAAATAAATCTAGTAAGATATATATTTTAGCAAGAGGGCTTACTGAATATGTAGCAAAAGAGTTTAGTCTTAAATTGCAATTACTTGATTTTAATGTTGTTTTTATAAATGACCCCAACATAATGAAAATAAAATCTAAATCAATAAAAAAAGATGAACTTATAATTATATTTTCATTGAATGGAAATACCATAGAGCTTGTAGAATCAGCACAGAATGCCAATTTAGTTGGAGCTAAGGTTATAACTTGCTGTTGTAGTGAAAGTGCAAAACTTATAAAGTATTCGGATTTATATATTGTAGGATACAAACATGAACATATATCAATTTCTGAATATGAAGTATCTTCCAGATTGCCCTTGTATATTATATCTAGGATAATTATAGATTATATGGTCAGATATAATAATTCTGAAAATTAA
- a CDS encoding glycoside hydrolase family 1 protein — MGKFPKGFLWGGAVAANQLEGAWNEGGKGWCLADVHMYDKDRDISKPYESDMTIERIKFAMKDNNGYYPKRSGIDFYHTYKEDLKLLKELGLKCFRFSINWARIFPNGDDLEPNEEGLKFYDNLINEVIDNGMEPIVTLLHYETPLNLVLKYKGWSNRKVVDFFVRYAELILNRYKNKVKYWIVINQINLIHYESFNSVAFCVDQVDDVEEAKYQAIHHQFMATALTKKLGKEINSDMMIGMMMADCTSYPEDCDPENVVFALKRNRIQYFFTDVSFRGEYPVYIKRFFKENNINIVIEEGDDKILKENTMDFLALSYYYSTTVSASKNTMNPTDNIKNPYLKANPWGWAIDPKGLYNTLSQYYDRYQKPIMIAENGFGMHDKFEDGKVHDSYRIDYLGKHIEQIGEAIADGTEILAYCMWSPIDIVSCSSQEMEKRYGFIYVDIDNNGNGSKERYKKDSFYWYQNVIRTNGEELREK; from the coding sequence TTGGGTAAGTTTCCTAAAGGTTTTTTATGGGGAGGAGCTGTAGCAGCTAATCAATTAGAAGGTGCATGGAATGAAGGTGGCAAAGGTTGGTGTTTAGCTGATGTACATATGTATGATAAAGATAGAGATATATCTAAACCTTATGAGTCTGATATGACTATAGAAAGAATAAAGTTTGCTATGAAAGATAATAATGGATATTATCCTAAGCGTAGTGGAATAGACTTTTATCATACATACAAAGAAGATTTAAAGCTTTTGAAAGAGCTAGGGTTAAAGTGTTTTAGATTTTCAATAAATTGGGCTAGAATATTTCCAAATGGAGATGATTTAGAGCCTAATGAAGAGGGATTAAAGTTTTATGATAATCTTATAAATGAAGTAATAGATAATGGTATGGAACCTATTGTAACACTACTTCACTATGAGACTCCTTTGAATTTAGTATTAAAATATAAAGGATGGTCTAATAGAAAAGTGGTAGATTTCTTTGTTAGATATGCAGAATTAATACTAAATAGATATAAAAATAAAGTTAAATATTGGATAGTTATAAATCAAATAAATTTAATACATTATGAATCATTTAATTCAGTTGCATTTTGTGTAGACCAGGTAGATGATGTAGAAGAGGCCAAATATCAAGCTATTCATCATCAATTCATGGCTACAGCTTTAACTAAGAAGCTTGGAAAAGAAATAAATTCAGATATGATGATAGGGATGATGATGGCAGATTGTACATCTTATCCAGAAGATTGCGACCCTGAAAATGTGGTGTTTGCTTTAAAAAGAAATAGAATACAATATTTTTTCACTGATGTAAGTTTTAGGGGAGAGTATCCAGTCTATATTAAGAGATTTTTCAAAGAAAATAACATAAATATAGTTATAGAGGAAGGAGATGATAAAATCTTAAAAGAAAATACTATGGATTTTCTAGCTTTATCATACTATTATTCTACAACAGTATCAGCAAGTAAAAACACCATGAATCCAACTGATAATATAAAGAATCCATATTTAAAAGCAAATCCTTGGGGGTGGGCAATTGACCCAAAAGGATTATACAATACTTTATCTCAATATTATGATAGATACCAAAAGCCAATAATGATAGCTGAAAATGGATTTGGAATGCATGATAAATTTGAAGATGGAAAAGTTCATGATAGTTACAGAATAGATTATTTAGGAAAACATATAGAACAAATAGGTGAAGCTATAGCTGATGGAACCGAAATATTAGCTTATTGTATGTGGTCGCCAATAGATATAGTAAGTTGTTCATCTCAAGAAATGGAAAAAAGATATGGATTTATATATGTGGATATAGATAACAATGGAAATGGAAGTAAAGAACGTTATAAAAAAGATAGTTTTTATTGGTATCAAAATGTAATAAGAACTAATGGAGAAGAATTAAGAGAAAAGTAA
- a CDS encoding PTS sugar transporter subunit IIC translates to MNKFIDFLSEKFTPVVNNMTKNIWVQSVQSTIMKVLPMVFVGSLVTIVSVLKNYISFLPDLSPINQYTFGLLGLFIAFLLPMEIMKNKKFESMSVVAGLAGAGLMLMMIRPEITNEGAIFNFNRFGGEGMLVSLVAGLFSGLIMSLFGSFSFFGEDSALPDFVSKWFDNMLPITVIMFVGWGLIYGLNFDMFEIIVRVFKPVSDIAQTLPGFVLLNFLVVFIYSLGISGWVLSPITYSIQLGAIAANAAAVASGGVATNIYVYEVIQTGWITLGGLGATLPLVIMMCLSRVGRIKAIGRACIVPSIMNINEPVIFGAPVAWNPFLMLPMWIGTIVISITTYLSMSMGFVTIPSKVFNLWYVPFGISTFMVNQDVRGLIVLAINIVLLFMIWYPFFKAYEKEEIKLESQEV, encoded by the coding sequence ATGAATAAATTTATAGATTTTTTAAGTGAAAAATTTACTCCTGTTGTAAATAATATGACTAAGAATATATGGGTACAATCAGTTCAATCAACTATAATGAAAGTTTTGCCAATGGTATTTGTAGGCTCATTAGTAACTATAGTTTCTGTCTTGAAGAATTACATAAGCTTTTTACCTGATTTAAGTCCAATAAATCAATATACATTTGGACTTTTAGGATTATTTATAGCATTTTTATTGCCTATGGAAATAATGAAGAATAAGAAATTTGAAAGTATGAGTGTAGTCGCTGGTCTTGCAGGTGCTGGATTAATGTTAATGATGATTCGTCCAGAGATTACGAATGAAGGAGCTATATTTAACTTCAACAGGTTTGGAGGAGAAGGAATGCTTGTATCGCTAGTTGCAGGATTATTCTCTGGATTAATAATGTCCTTATTTGGTTCTTTTTCATTTTTCGGAGAAGATTCAGCACTTCCGGATTTTGTAAGCAAGTGGTTTGATAATATGTTACCTATAACAGTGATAATGTTTGTAGGCTGGGGATTAATTTATGGACTCAACTTTGACATGTTTGAAATAATAGTTAGAGTATTTAAACCAGTATCAGATATAGCACAGACATTACCTGGATTTGTACTCTTAAACTTTTTAGTAGTATTTATATATTCTTTAGGAATAAGTGGGTGGGTACTATCCCCTATAACTTATTCAATTCAACTTGGTGCAATTGCAGCTAATGCAGCAGCAGTAGCATCAGGAGGAGTAGCAACTAATATATATGTTTACGAAGTTATTCAAACAGGTTGGATAACTTTAGGAGGGTTGGGTGCTACATTACCATTAGTTATAATGATGTGTTTATCCAGAGTTGGAAGAATAAAAGCAATAGGAAGAGCATGTATTGTCCCTTCTATAATGAATATAAATGAACCAGTAATATTTGGAGCTCCAGTGGCATGGAACCCATTTTTAATGTTACCTATGTGGATAGGTACAATAGTAATATCAATAACTACTTATTTATCAATGAGTATGGGATTTGTTACAATTCCAAGTAAGGTGTTTAATTTATGGTATGTTCCTTTTGGTATATCTACTTTTATGGTAAATCAAGATGTTAGAGGTCTTATTGTTTTAGCAATAAATATAGTATTGCTATTTATGATATGGTATCCATTTTTTAAAGCTTATGAGAAAGAAGAGATAAAATTAGAGAGCCAAGAGGTTTAA
- a CDS encoding PTS lactose/cellobiose transporter subunit IIA → MTIEEHIIDEELVEVAMQIILRAGEARTEIKHALNDLEKFDYRNADLKLAKAKGFMTEAHRAQTKIIQGEADGEKRAHSLLFAHAQDTLMTIFSELNITMSLVGIVKSIEYKVNNSK, encoded by the coding sequence ATGACAATTGAAGAACATATAATAGATGAAGAATTAGTAGAGGTGGCAATGCAAATAATACTTCGTGCAGGTGAGGCTAGAACAGAAATTAAACATGCTCTTAATGATTTGGAAAAGTTTGATTATAGAAATGCTGATTTAAAACTAGCTAAAGCAAAAGGGTTTATGACAGAAGCACATAGAGCTCAAACCAAGATTATACAAGGGGAAGCTGATGGAGAGAAAAGAGCACATTCGCTGTTATTTGCACATGCTCAAGATACTCTTATGACCATATTCAGCGAGTTAAATATAACTATGTCTTTAGTAGGAATAGTAAAGTCTATAGAATATAAGGTAAATAATAGTAAATGA
- a CDS encoding glycerate kinase, with translation MKILISIDSLKGSLSSIEAGNAIKKGILKVKEDAQVKILPLADGGEGTVDALVQGMNGKKETIEVTGPIAKKVDATYGLLKNTSTAIIEIAQASGLTLVPTELRNPLYTTTYGVGEIIKEAINKGYRNFIVGIGGSATNDAGIGMLQALGFEFYDENNKLVGLGGKVLNEIRHIKIENRLKELDECKFKIACDVNNPLFGKNGAAYIYGSQKGATSEIIEELDNGLRNFSKVVKSYLSKDVANVEGAGAAGGLGFAFLAFLNSKLESGIKIILEEIKLEEELKDADFVITGEGRLDNQTAMGKAPIGVAKLAKKYGVKVIGLAGATTEDAVKCNEEGIDAYFSIVNRAMTIEEAMDKATASENMTSTTTQIFNLITSIQQSKNM, from the coding sequence ATGAAAATATTAATTTCTATAGATTCTTTGAAAGGAAGCTTATCTTCAATAGAGGCAGGAAATGCAATAAAAAAGGGGATATTGAAGGTTAAAGAAGATGCGCAAGTAAAGATATTGCCACTTGCTGATGGTGGTGAAGGGACAGTAGATGCTTTAGTTCAAGGGATGAATGGTAAAAAAGAGACTATAGAAGTTACTGGACCAATAGCTAAAAAAGTGGATGCAACATATGGATTATTAAAAAATACAAGTACAGCAATAATAGAAATAGCTCAAGCATCAGGACTAACATTGGTTCCGACTGAACTTAGAAATCCTTTATACACTACAACTTATGGTGTTGGGGAAATAATAAAAGAAGCAATAAATAAAGGCTATAGAAATTTTATAGTTGGGATAGGTGGAAGTGCTACTAATGATGCTGGGATAGGTATGCTTCAAGCCTTAGGGTTTGAGTTTTATGATGAAAATAACAAGTTAGTAGGATTAGGTGGAAAAGTTTTAAATGAAATAAGACATATAAAAATAGAAAATAGATTAAAGGAATTAGATGAATGTAAGTTTAAAATAGCCTGTGATGTAAATAATCCGCTGTTTGGGAAAAATGGAGCTGCATACATATACGGGTCTCAAAAAGGTGCAACATCAGAAATAATTGAGGAGTTAGATAATGGGCTTAGAAATTTTTCCAAAGTAGTTAAAAGTTACTTAAGTAAAGATGTAGCTAATGTAGAAGGAGCAGGAGCAGCAGGAGGATTAGGTTTTGCTTTTTTAGCATTTTTAAATTCAAAATTAGAATCTGGAATAAAAATAATATTAGAAGAAATTAAATTAGAGGAAGAGTTAAAAGATGCAGATTTTGTCATAACTGGTGAAGGTAGATTGGACAATCAAACTGCTATGGGCAAGGCTCCAATAGGAGTTGCAAAACTGGCAAAAAAATATGGGGTAAAAGTAATAGGTTTGGCTGGAGCCACAACAGAAGATGCAGTTAAATGTAATGAAGAGGGTATAGATGCTTATTTTTCTATAGTAAATAGAGCTATGACAATAGAAGAAGCAATGGATAAAGCAACTGCTAGTGAGAATATGACATCTACAACAACACAAATATTCAATCTTATAACTAGTATACAACAGTCAAAAAATATGTAG